A region from the Clostridium beijerinckii genome encodes:
- the atpE gene encoding ATP synthase F0 subunit C → MSLGVLAAGIAVLSGIGAGVGIGIATGKATEAVGRQPEASGKIMTLLILGAGLSEATAIYGLVIAFMVMGK, encoded by the coding sequence ATGAGTTTAGGAGTTCTAGCAGCTGGAATAGCTGTATTGTCAGGAATAGGAGCAGGAGTAGGTATAGGTATAGCAACAGGTAAGGCAACAGAAGCTGTTGGTAGACAACCAGAAGCATCTGGAAAGATCATGACTTTATTAATATTAGGAGCAGGACTTTCAGAAGCAACAGCAATCTATGGATTAGTAATTGCATTTATGGTAATGGGCAAATAA
- a CDS encoding F0F1 ATP synthase subunit delta, producing MYEYLDRRYALAIYEVAEKKGKVDEYLRDLREICDLIDNNQDFHEVIKHPQINTTKKKQLFTDLFKDKIDEQLLSFMIILIEKNRILYLREKLNQMENIDLERRNIIRGIVKTAIPLLPEELEKMKVIFEEKYDKTIIFDTEIDKSILGGVYVSVGNDIIDDTIKSKIEEMKALMLKKE from the coding sequence ATGTATGAATATTTAGACAGGCGATATGCCTTAGCTATTTATGAAGTTGCTGAAAAAAAAGGCAAAGTTGATGAATATTTAAGAGACTTAAGAGAAATATGCGATTTAATTGATAATAATCAAGATTTTCATGAAGTAATTAAGCATCCACAAATTAATACAACAAAAAAGAAACAACTTTTTACTGATTTATTTAAGGATAAAATTGATGAACAATTACTTTCTTTCATGATTATATTAATTGAGAAGAACAGGATACTTTATTTAAGAGAAAAACTAAATCAAATGGAAAATATTGATTTAGAAAGAAGAAATATAATAAGGGGTATAGTTAAAACTGCTATACCACTTTTACCAGAAGAACTAGAAAAGATGAAAGTTATCTTTGAAGAGAAGTATGATAAGACGATTATATTCGATACAGAAATAGATAAAAGTATTTTAGGTGGAGTTTATGTAAGTGTTGGAAATGATATTATTGATGATACTATTAAATCAAAGATAGAAGAAATGAAAGCTTTAATGCTTAAGAAGGAATAG
- the atpF gene encoding ATP synthase F0 subunit B produces the protein MEIEYSTTIMTWINFAVLILIMKHFFWDKLKGIIAERQKYVDDKLAKADEDSEKARMYLLKNESILQSAKEEGKKITERQKQKGDKVYEEIIDNAKNEAISLKERTMLEIEREKEKAEYEIKRQAADLALELAIKALEQKIDEDTHRKLIGDFIAKVGI, from the coding sequence ATGGAAATTGAGTATTCAACAACGATAATGACTTGGATTAACTTTGCTGTTTTAATTCTGATTATGAAACATTTCTTTTGGGATAAGCTAAAAGGAATAATTGCAGAAAGACAAAAATATGTAGATGATAAGTTAGCCAAGGCAGATGAAGATTCTGAAAAAGCTAGAATGTATTTGCTTAAAAATGAAAGCATATTACAATCTGCTAAAGAAGAAGGTAAGAAAATTACTGAAAGACAAAAGCAAAAAGGCGATAAAGTTTACGAAGAAATCATTGATAATGCCAAGAATGAAGCAATTTCATTAAAAGAAAGAACTATGCTAGAAATTGAAAGAGAAAAAGAAAAAGCTGAATATGAAATCAAAAGGCAAGCAGCAGATTTAGCATTAGAACTTGCAATTAAAGCATTAGAACAAAAAATTGATGAAGATACACATAGAAAACTTATAGGCGATTTTATTGCTAAGGTAGGTATATAA